The Episyrphus balteatus chromosome 3, idEpiBalt1.1, whole genome shotgun sequence genome segment CAAACAAATTTGCACACGAAAAAACATCGCAAGAAAAACGAatctatgaaataaaaaacaactatCCTCAAATTTCAGCTAAATGAACGcatctttttccttttttgacaTTTATACCAAAAACCGAAACTTGACCAAAAGCAAACAAaagagcaagaaaaaaaaaaaacctacgcCGTGTTGTGAATGTGCTCTTAAAAAATTCTCTATTTTTTATTAtcataataattttgtaaatattgaattcaattaaaaacaatggaAAAGACTACCCAAAAACCAACATCAATAACTTCAATAACAGGTAACAAAAGTCAAGAAGCAGTTTCcgatttaaaaaccaaaatccctgaAATTGACAACATCTTTAATGTTCTTGGTCGTATTGGAAACGGAACATTCAGTACAGTACTCCTTGCAACATTGAAAAAAGATCAAGACCAACAGCAAAAACATCGTAGAAAATATGCCATCAAACATCATGTGCCCACAAGTCATCCAGATCGAATTATCAAAGAACTCAAATGCATGACTGAGATTGGTGGAAAAGATAATGTTGTTGGAATCTATTGCACTTTAAGGCACCACGAATCGGTGGCATTTGTTATGCCATACTTGCCGCATGATAGATTCCATGATTTCTATGACAAAATGCCTTTGGAAGAAATCCAATGTTTTATTAAGAATCTTTTAATTGCTCTGCGTCGTGTACACAAATTCAATGTCATCCATCGAGATGTTAAGCCcagtaattttttatataatcggCGTTCCCGCCAATTCCTTTTAGTTGACTTTGGGCTGGCCCAAGAAATGCCcaaaatagtcaaaaataatACAACACTTAAAGTAAGAAGACGAGAATGTGAACAGGACGATGACAGAGTTCCAACACCGCCAGAAGAAAGCAATGCAAAGCGTCTGCGTTGTTCCCAGCAACCAGAAACGCCTACGACACCCTTTAAGATGCCCCTGCGACAACTCAATGTTAATACAACACCAACGAAGAATACACAGCTTCAGTCACCTCTTAGTAGACAAATCAAATCAGTTCTCCTTGGGGTAAGCTTAACAGATCGTTTGCAACAgcgaaataaaaacaacacgGGATTGCATAGAGTGGAAAACAATGCCACTCCAGCATCACCATCCGATACCAGTCGAACGTCGCAATACAGCACAAATAGGAAGTTGAATTCCAAGTGCTATTGCTATGGGAAACCGCAGATCTGTAATATCTGTTTGATTAAGAAGGAAATCCATGCATCTCGAGCTGGCACTCCGGGCTATCGATCACCGGAAGTGCTGTTAAAGTATCCAGATCAATCGACAGCAGTTGATATCTGGGCTGTAGGAGTGATATTTATATCCATACTCTCATCGGTTTATCCATTCTTCAAAGCTCCCGATGATTATGTTGCTTTGGCTGAAATGGTTACTATTTTCGGTGACAAGGCGATTCGTAAGACTGCCTTTGGTTTGGGACGTCTTGTGACTCTTAGTCACTGGACCAAACCGCTGGATTTGAGGAAACTTTGTGTTCGCCTTCGTAATCACAAGACAATTGGGTATTCTGCGGAATTAGAAAAGAAATATATGACAATAGATGGTAGTGAGATTGAAACTTGTAAGAATTGCGATCAGTTATTTTATGACTGTTTGTGTAAAGAATCATCTTTTACAACTCATGATCCGTCTTGTAATGATATATTTCCGGCGAGTGCTTATGATTTGTTGTACAAGTTGTTGGAATTAAATCCACATAAACGTATTTCAGCTGAGGAAGCTTTGCAGCATCCTTTTTTCGAAGCTGTAGATAGTACAACATAGTTGGAGGAGGAGGGTGAGAAAGAGGTGCTGCTGGTAgacatcgattttttttttttataataattattttgtataataaGTAAAGTAGATtttaagataataaaaaaaaaagttactagacatctataaaaaaaaagctcaattTTTTATTGATCCTTATGCTGTAAAAGTGTCTTGTATGACGGATCTGAGGAAGCTTTTAATCATTGCTATCGtgaatgaaaattttctttGGAAAATTGTTGATCCCCTCGAAAATTGGATTTTGGTCTTTGGAATCAAATTTTCAGAagatattatttataatttatttcagTTCAATTTTTGTGGTGGGGCACTCGCTCGGGAAGAAAAATTTCACTGACATTTCTTTACAGTTCTAACTAACTATTAACTACATATTATGTTCATTTGCACATCCATCGTAATCAATCAGTTTTGTTGTCGGTTCAcctccaaaatatttttttaagtccgAGTTTTTAAAAAGCTGTTACGACTTAAACCTAATTCACGCTTTTAGATGGATTGTTATCGGACAATTATTGTAGCTACTACATCAGCAATTATCTATGGAAGTATGTGGTTGCATTCGTACCGTTGATTGGTGAAAACTTCTTGTGGATTCAGAACAATGCTAGACCACACGTCGCCCAGTActtgcaaaaaaatggaaatcgGCATGAATCCTATCGAACACGGTTGGGGACACTCAGTAGCCTGAAATCTTCTAGTCTAGAAATGAAACAATTTAGATGACAAAATTATATAACAAACCTTATTCAAGGCATGCCCGAAGAATTACTGCTGACctgtttcaaaaatataaaatgttaatttatgaagatttgtcattttttcttaatttatatcTTATTTCAAAActcttcttttaatttttgacatgAATAACTTGGTTTTATGGTaataaataaaactgcattcaaaaaactattttcttctTAACTTACTCGAAATTATTGCAATATTTCCAAATTGGCCacctttttttgtatatcaGTTACTTTAGAACTACATTTATGCATTAATAATTTTTCCttcaaaaattgcaataactctgCATTCCCCGTTGTAGTATTTAAACTCCACAAAACACTTCAAAGGGAATCACCTCGAGTTTAAAAGTTTGATCGAATTGCCATACTGATAACAATTCACTTTCGATAAGAAACGTAGAACatggttttatgtttttgaaaatggttTACAAATAAGTACCTTTCATGTTATTTTGTTGTCAATGGTattgtaatttaattaaattaaaatattcaattagTTAGTTGAGTAATACTAAAGCTTTCATCTTGTTTGATGGGGAAATTCAGTTTTGCTTCTCTCTGTTTATGGGTAATTGTTGCCAGATGTTGTTTTAACTCGCATACTCTGGAAAACTTTTTGTCACAAACGTCACacctgtaaaaaaaaacaatattttgtattttaacagGTGACAACAAAtttaaggattaaaaaaaagtattaaatgaaTATGGACCCTTATTATACATGTAACCTTATTATAACTTGATGTATTACTCAATACATGAATTAAAGCGGTTATATCCTCGATTTGGAACCAGATACCAATGTGGAGAAAAGATGGTAGCATGATTATGCAACaccgttaaataaaaataaatggttcTGGATATATAGAAAGCGATTGTTAAAGAATGAAATCGGTATTTTAAAGGTGATAGTcacattgttttatttatttagttttatgaagaaaacaataataaacaaaaaatgtattcacaTTATTGGAAAACAGgtaaaattttaagcaaaaaagaaTAACATTTCTTCTTAAAATTAAGACCTTAAAGAAGTTTTTAACTTTAGTATCAACGGAGAAATtatcattaacatgagtaaaggtatATAAAAGTTAGCCTTTTTAAATCACCGCTAAGtgttatacattttttagatagagcGTTACTGTAGAATAATGTTTGTCTtaaaatatacccaagaatTATTTTGTACTTAACTTTAGCATTAcgatagctgcgttcctttggaaatatttatctactttttagtacttaaaactactttgatctactttgctatactgaaaaagtagttcaaagcagctttaagtactaaaaagtagataaatatttccaaaggaacgcagctgaTGTTGTCAACTACAtatgtgcccttgattatgaaagtggactaagtcactttttgcattgtttaaagaaaaacttaaataataattttcttataacgatttaattatatttcttttatgaaatcactagaggagcaataaagaagtttatttactacAATTTCgcgttcaaataaactttaccccttaaataataattatttttaggctagatttgatgccatttttaggagtgacttagtccactttcataattaagggcacataaatgttttaaggcaaatattaaaaagtaataataaaaaaataaaatgttacaaAAAAGTTTTCGTTGAACGAATATATAGGTTTCTAATTTTGATATTCCTAATTctgaagcctagtacgcagctaaagaggaaccaaacaaaaatttttgaagtctCTAAATTCAACAGAaaacatgttaacgaaaaaataccatcgaatattatgtcaaagtcaaaataataaaaatataaataaaaaaattcaaaaaaatatcatcacaaaataagttttaaaacaaaaaaaaaaaaattaaatttcgttcaagatttcgttgtgctatttttgtataaaaaaaattcgtttcgcttcagctgcgtgcTAGGAGAAGTCAAAAAATCTATGTTACCTCGTTTCAAAGATAAGATTTTAAACTTGATATACCTACAAGTGGAAGGGAACTTAAACCAACTTGGCGTGCTTAATTGGAAGCAGCAATCTAAAGATATAGCTGGGCTGGAGATGCTTGTTAATTGAGGCACAAGTTTACAATGAATTGTAGTGCCATTTTAGGATGCTGGCGATCATAAGTAGGTAAGTAAGAAAGCATAACTCAATTATTTCAGCCGtacttatcattttttttttgcacgctcatagaaattcttattaatttatatattataattattgACCGATAGTAATTTAACACAAATAAATTCCATAGCAAACAGGATGAACAAAAGAAGGTAGCAAAGTAATCATCATTATTATGCTTTTCTTAGATGAATCCTTATTAATTtggtttaaatattaaaacttacTCAAAACGCTTTTCGCCTGTGTGTGTCAGCATATGATTTTTCAATACATTCGAATAAGTAAAAGATTTCCCGCAAGTTTCGCATTTGAATGGTCTCTCATTTGTGTGTATACGTTCATGTTTAATATTCGTGCTGCGATCACCAAAAGTCCTATCGCAATATTTGCACTTAAATGGTCGAGCTCCAGTGTGTACTCTCATGTGTCTATTAGTTTCTTGTTGATTTGCGAATTTCTTTTGACATAttctaaataaattgaaaatattttacaaacattttaaataaaaaacaaacttaaatcAAAAACCTACTCGCAACTAAATGGTTTTTCCGAGTCGTGTCTTCTGCGATGCATTGTCAACTGGTAAACTGTTGGATAAACATTTCCACAAAGTTCACAGATTTGACTGTCTTTCGTTCTAGGTCTTCCAACTTTTCGCGAAGGAAaggctttttcttttttctttttattcgtTGGTTGTCGGactcttttctttttgacttttttttctttcgaactTGATGCATCGTCACTGTCGGCGGAATGATTTGAACGTTCAGATAAAAGTAGTTCTTCGAGAGTTCCTAACTCTTGAACATACTCAAAATGTGGTTCATCTTTTATTTCAAGCTTCATtcgattaaatgttaaaatttaaataaaaaagaatttaaatacaATAGCTTATTAATTTTACCTCTTCATCAGCTAACATTTGTTTAAGCTTTAAATCGTTGGTCTGACAAATGTCGCGAAATTCGTAGGAAATGTTAAGCGATGTTACGCATTTGCTGCATATTTTTTTAGGAAGACCATCTCGTAGTTCCAACTGTGAGAGATAcatcaaattaaatttgaacttttgatggtttgtttatgaaaattttaacaaacCTTTATTCCTccacaaatttcaattttgttaaacaaaacactttcttcAAATATTTCATCAAAGGGCAACTCCATATCGGATCCGTCGTCTGCCTTTAGACAAATTCGACACGAATTTATTGagtgcatttttttgtatacttatattattttataagaattttagtTTTCATTTAATACAGCAAgaagtgcaaaaataaaatttttgtttttacttgtttataaattagaataaaacatacaaaaatgtattttatggtttgaattttgcattgaagtttatatttatgaatgaaaattgaCATTGGATTATTTGACGTTTTACCAAGTTTTAAGTtctgtttgttttgatttttttttagtgatttttagTGAGTCTGTTCAATGAGGAAGAAGTTcgacaaaatatacaaaagaaCAATTGGTGATTGAAGCACATACAACTAGCGCCGtagtttcaaattttgaactaattttaacAGGACGAAtgtttacattttgtatttctaaaaaTGGCGTCCATGTCAAAagtcctaacaaaaaaaaaagtaaaatgtcgGATGCTAACTCCTTCCGTCCtgttgattttagtttttgttttgaccACCCGGTAGCGCATTTCAACTTTACCAATCGCCAATAGGAATATTCActattcgatgcaaatggtcttgtatcgttgcaaaattgtaacattttcttaaacttaaacagccaaatatacagactacaattttttacacttttgctataccctaaccctattgcaatacaaatacaatgctgcaaaatttgtttgttgcaGTTGtagtagtaaataaataaaatttagcatACCCTTAATAATTCGTCAACTACATTTTCACAAAGACCTTTTTTAGATAGaggccttaaggcttggccacaccggagggtatgaggtagcggtacgggtagaggtaacggtacttgtatgaaaaaaattccaaactgacatatcaacgttcagatgtggaatttttttcatacaaatatcgttaccgctacccgtacctcacCGCCGTATAGTTAGCAGCGAGTTTtcacgatttttaaaaattttgatgcaAATAATTAGGTGAGAATTAGGTGAAATTTGGTCAacaaattttagaatttggtgaatcctagtttaaaagttattaacaatTTAAGGTTTGGCGTATAGTTAGCAAACGATAGTAACAAAAATAGGGTTTTTTGGTATCAATCGATCGGAAATCGCTTTGTGAAATTTGGTTAATCAATtttagaatttggtgaatcatagtttaataaataattaacaaaatgtgaaaaaaatgacAGTTCTATAAACAATTACAATTTACACACATATTTAACGTTACGCGACGTAATGTTATGTAACGTAGTAAAATCTGTCATacacgtacacaaaaccaacaCACATGAAACAAAATCTGTCCCAAACAACgtcaacatttttgacagcccataatttatttcacattttttcccGCGTTTCTTtctatttaaacaaacaaaaaaagaaaagttctcGACAAACTTTTATGTACATCCTAAATATACCTATATCCCGGTctgtaattttctaaaaatattttttgttaattatttattgTCCTTTTATGGGAAGTGCTAAAACCTACGGAACTTATCCATCGTTGGTTGTGTTAAATGCATTAAGGTgcttcagaaaaaaagagtCCAATAGACTTATGTTTGCAAGCCGCCACCatcagtttttctttttatttataaacaaatcttAAGCATTTTCTTaagggaaaaacaaaaaaggaagaagatttTATATGATGGCCAACAGAATCATTCAATTATACATATGTGCAAGCTATCCTAGACTTTATGCTGCAAAGGATGAGTGTAGTATTGCGACAAGGTTTAGTACGTCTTATGCTGATTGCAACATATAGACTCTTGGTACAGATTCCAAGAAtcttaaataacaaataacatttTATTATAGTGAGCGTATCAAGAAGATCCCAGGCTAAAGGAGATTAATATGAAAGTGCAACGAATCGAAAAATCAACAACGTGCTTAGTCTTAACACTAATCAAGCAATTTGATGATCAAAATACACTCCGTCAGATGCTCTACATCGCTGACAATGTACCTAATTTCCATATGTTGTTCAAGATGCGCCCCTCTGATCTGATTTATAAAATCTAGTAGCCACATTCAAAGAATGTCAAACCTGCTGAAAATGCAGACGATATTCTTGAAGACCATGAGGAAAATCCACATGTTTTCTTTAAACGTTTACCCGAGGTTATTGGCGACATTTGGAAACGTATAACGTCAGTGTGGGCGTGTATACTGAAACAGTATTTGAAAGATATGTACGCCCTGCAGGCTAAGAAGACGGTAAAATATCAAATAACacaaacattttacaaaaaattgttacgACGAAAACAGTGCCCAATTTCAATTGCAGAAATTAAGGAATTGGTCATAAAATCAAGTGATGTCTGTTTAAATCCAGAAGATGAGAAAGATTTATTTATATGTAGGGTAGATGTACCAATACCCGAACAGTTAACGgaaattcaaaagtaaaaaagctgcaaaaaattatttattgaagaaaaaaagttaaaatattttttttacgaaagctGTAAGAatactttattataaaaaaataaaattttgtcaatgagtacaaaagttttcttataaaaaaataaaaaccgaaGGCATGTCGTTTTCACCAGAAGCCGAACACAAGGTGCCTGATTCCGAACACTAATGTGCCTAATTCCGAACAccataaattttaacaattttcttctattatttagataaaaactcttttacaattaatttaaataacaaaaatatggaactttcaaggtaaacaaaaatgttccatacatatatatttataaaccATATAGGAAACGGGCCTATATCATTTGGTTCTGGCTCTTCAATGGGCTCAGTTTTGTCGGTGCTtccgatacaaatttaaaaacggttttttaaaacgaacttttttttaagttatggcTATGAATACTTAGCGTTAGATGTGCATTCTAATAACTGGTTGGTAGACATATAAGAGAAAGTTACTATGGATGCATTTTGTATGGTCGACCGCGAAGGGATTAATTCCATATCTGCGCAATGCATTTGTACAAAACCAAAAAGGTCTTTATTTTCTAAAACGTGCACAACAGTCCGCAGAAGTTTGCTTTTGTCACCTAGGAATTTTCCAACGTTCGTTGCCTTTTAAACTGGTCCATTCCCACATTGAAGCTCGACAGTGACTTTTGAGCTCCAACATCTGCCGGCTACATGTGTAGCACGATGTGGGTTGTATTCGGAGAAGAAatgaagtgcatttttttatgaaatatgaataattatttattttgtttaaatatttataaatttgtataaatatttattaaaaaaatattaaatatataaaatttaaagcaGTTGCCTAGTTCCAAACAGTACTGTTCGGAGAAaggaaaatcataaaaattggcTTCCTATTTCCGAACAgtttaaaataagaataagtatatacaatttttttaaaaaaatattaaaatcaattacTTATTGTCTAAACTAAtgcataaaattataaaatttagcctaaactttatttttattaaaaaaaaacactatttcatGTGACCactcaaactaatttttttacaaaaaaaatacgataatttTACGCATCTGATCCTTCCGACAAACTGAAAGCTATTTGAACAAGAAAATATAGATTTCTGAGCGAGATATCGCAAGGAGTGATCGAATATAGTATATAGATTCTAGTTTAACCGGGTTTTTACTTCTAACGGGACAAAACAGTTTGATTTTACATATTTAAGTGAAAAGTGTTCGGCTACTGGAGCTGTTCGGAAATGGGTACATCTACCCTATGTACATATGTTCTTTATGATAaatgtaaaagaatttattctctTTCAGTTTTTCAGTTTAAACAACTTATAAATAAGTTTGATCCAGATGATGCATATCTGCTcttgataaagaaaaaaaataaacatgatcAAGCTGGTGAGAGTAGTATAGGCAAGAGCGGGCAGTGCGACAACGCCACATGTAAATAGTGTTAATCATACGATGGTTTCAAGACCATCCCAAAGCAAGGTTAGTCAAAGAATGTTGTCTTTGTGATTTGCTTtcacaagttatttttttttatcgatagaatgcaacaaaaaattctttcctataaTCTTTCCTATTTTCTATTCCTTCTGACTTGTGCCGTGCAGCAtgcatttaaaagttataaaggtCCTACAAGCATATAgtcaaaattattattgttaatGCTCCTGGAGTCAGGTGCTTCTATTAATAAAGtacctacaaaaatttaatattattttcaaatgcaaagttttcaacattttaattcttatatttgacaaaaatgtttGTCAGATCTA includes the following:
- the LOC129914281 gene encoding transcription factor Ouib-like — encoded protein: MHSINSCRICLKADDGSDMELPFDEIFEESVLFNKIEICGGIKLELRDGLPKKICSKCVTSLNISYEFRDICQTNDLKLKQMLADEELEIKDEPHFEYVQELGTLEELLLSERSNHSADSDDASSSKEKKVKKKRVRQPTNKKKKEKAFPSRKVGRPRTKDSQICELCGNVYPTVYQLTMHRRRHDSEKPFSCEICQKKFANQQETNRHMRVHTGARPFKCKYCDRTFGDRSTNIKHERIHTNERPFKCETCGKSFTYSNVLKNHMLTHTGEKRFECDVCDKKFSRVCELKQHLATITHKQREAKLNFPIKQDESFSITQLTN
- the LOC129914274 gene encoding cell division cycle 7-related protein kinase-like, whose product is MEKTTQKPTSITSITGNKSQEAVSDLKTKIPEIDNIFNVLGRIGNGTFSTVLLATLKKDQDQQQKHRRKYAIKHHVPTSHPDRIIKELKCMTEIGGKDNVVGIYCTLRHHESVAFVMPYLPHDRFHDFYDKMPLEEIQCFIKNLLIALRRVHKFNVIHRDVKPSNFLYNRRSRQFLLVDFGLAQEMPKIVKNNTTLKVRRRECEQDDDRVPTPPEESNAKRLRCSQQPETPTTPFKMPLRQLNVNTTPTKNTQLQSPLSRQIKSVLLGVSLTDRLQQRNKNNTGLHRVENNATPASPSDTSRTSQYSTNRKLNSKCYCYGKPQICNICLIKKEIHASRAGTPGYRSPEVLLKYPDQSTAVDIWAVGVIFISILSSVYPFFKAPDDYVALAEMVTIFGDKAIRKTAFGLGRLVTLSHWTKPLDLRKLCVRLRNHKTIGYSAELEKKYMTIDGSEIETCKNCDQLFYDCLCKESSFTTHDPSCNDIFPASAYDLLYKLLELNPHKRISAEEALQHPFFEAVDSTT